Proteins encoded within one genomic window of Saccharopolyspora pogona:
- a CDS encoding GPR1/FUN34/YaaH family transporter encodes MSGDPATVGVPTFVVGSIALGLTLVGYVPPAAVGTPVAIILAATGIGQLVAAVWAAGIGQSAVASIFGIFTGFWLSYGILVLGLTHDWFSVPSDSATATQALFLISWLVTVALLTLATLRLPVAYTLLFALIDAALAIVLLATLQGSAELKATGGYVVFTFAALGCYLFLHVMSLATGGRGLPLGRPVLGR; translated from the coding sequence CTGTCCGGTGACCCCGCAACCGTCGGCGTTCCCACGTTCGTCGTGGGCTCGATCGCCCTTGGCTTGACTCTCGTCGGCTACGTGCCGCCCGCGGCAGTCGGCACACCAGTGGCAATCATTCTCGCCGCTACCGGAATCGGCCAGCTCGTTGCCGCAGTCTGGGCTGCTGGGATCGGCCAAAGCGCGGTCGCATCCATTTTCGGCATCTTTACCGGATTTTGGCTCAGCTACGGCATCCTCGTACTCGGATTGACCCACGACTGGTTCAGCGTTCCCTCGGACAGCGCCACCGCCACCCAAGCCCTGTTCCTGATTTCGTGGTTGGTCACCGTGGCGCTCTTAACCCTAGCGACGCTGCGTCTTCCGGTCGCTTACACTTTGCTGTTCGCGCTGATTGATGCTGCCCTCGCTATCGTCCTGCTTGCGACGCTGCAGGGCTCAGCGGAATTGAAAGCCACAGGTGGATACGTAGTCTTCACTTTTGCTGCTCTGGGCTGCTACCTGTTCCTCCATGTGATGTCTCTGGCGACAGGGGGCCGCGGACTGCCGCTAGGCCGTCCGGTACTGGGCCGGTGA
- the tkt gene encoding transketolase: MIAYESTFRHRASEESDDLARLTTAHVPEGWTELDQRAVDTARVLAADAVENCGSGHPGTAMSLAPAAYALFQRVMRHDPSDPDWIGRDRFVLSAGHSSLTLYVQLFLAGYGLEIDDLKSLRKWGSKTPGHPEYGHTDGVETTTGPLGQGLATAVGMAMAARRERGLYDPEAAAGESPFDHHIYVIASDGDIEEGITSEASSLAGTQQLGNLTVIYDANEISIEDDTRIALSEDTAKRYESYGWQVLVVHGGEDVKGLLEAIESARAESARPTLIVLRTVIGYPAPTKMNTGKAHGAALGADEVAGVKQALGFDPQQSFQVDADVLAHAREAGARGKAARADWQVAFDEWAAANPERKALLDRLTTRELPAGWQEKLPTWEADGKGVATRKASGEVLNALADVLPELWGGSADLAESNNTTMKGADSFGPESISTSTWNANPYGRTLHFGIREHAMGAILNGIALHGGTRPYGGTFLVFSDYMRPAVRLAALMKTPVIFVWTHDSIGLGEDGPTHQPIEHVASLRAIPGFSLVRPADANETAASWKAILEDPSGPAGLALTRQGVPTLEGVDADGVAKGGYVLAEAGNGKPELVLIGTGSEVQLAVEARKILEADGVATRVVSMPCVEWFDAQDEAYRESVLPSAVKARVSVEAGIAMPWYRFVKDAGESVSIEHFGASADYKTLYNEFGITAEAVTEAARRTLSTVRSS, from the coding sequence ATGATCGCATACGAATCTACCTTCAGGCACCGCGCGAGCGAAGAGTCTGACGACCTTGCCCGTTTGACCACCGCACACGTTCCCGAAGGCTGGACCGAACTGGACCAGCGCGCGGTGGACACCGCCCGCGTGCTGGCCGCCGACGCGGTGGAGAACTGCGGTAGCGGCCACCCGGGCACCGCGATGAGCCTGGCGCCCGCCGCCTACGCGCTGTTCCAGCGCGTCATGCGGCACGACCCCAGCGACCCGGACTGGATCGGCCGCGACCGGTTCGTGCTGTCGGCCGGGCACTCGAGCCTGACGCTCTACGTGCAGCTGTTCCTGGCCGGCTACGGCCTGGAGATCGACGACCTGAAGTCGCTGCGCAAGTGGGGCTCGAAGACGCCGGGCCACCCCGAGTACGGGCACACCGACGGCGTCGAGACCACCACCGGCCCGCTGGGCCAGGGCCTGGCCACCGCGGTCGGGATGGCGATGGCCGCCCGTCGCGAGCGCGGCCTGTACGACCCGGAGGCCGCCGCGGGTGAGAGCCCGTTCGACCACCACATCTACGTGATCGCCTCCGACGGCGACATCGAGGAGGGCATCACCTCCGAGGCATCGTCGCTGGCCGGGACCCAGCAACTGGGCAACCTGACGGTGATCTACGACGCGAACGAGATCTCCATCGAGGACGACACCCGCATCGCGCTGTCCGAGGACACCGCCAAGCGGTACGAGTCCTACGGCTGGCAGGTCCTCGTGGTGCACGGCGGCGAGGACGTCAAGGGCCTGCTGGAGGCCATCGAGTCGGCCAGGGCCGAGAGCGCCCGCCCGACCCTGATCGTGCTGCGCACGGTGATCGGCTACCCGGCCCCGACCAAGATGAACACCGGCAAGGCGCACGGCGCCGCGCTGGGTGCCGACGAGGTCGCCGGGGTCAAGCAGGCACTGGGCTTCGACCCGCAGCAGTCCTTCCAGGTGGACGCCGACGTGCTGGCCCACGCCCGCGAGGCCGGCGCCCGGGGCAAGGCCGCGCGCGCCGACTGGCAGGTCGCCTTCGACGAGTGGGCGGCGGCCAACCCGGAGCGCAAGGCGCTGCTGGACCGGCTGACCACCCGCGAGCTGCCCGCCGGCTGGCAGGAGAAGCTGCCGACCTGGGAGGCCGACGGCAAGGGCGTCGCCACCCGCAAGGCCTCCGGTGAGGTCCTCAACGCGCTGGCCGACGTGCTGCCCGAGTTGTGGGGCGGCTCGGCCGACCTGGCGGAGAGCAACAACACCACGATGAAGGGCGCCGACTCGTTCGGCCCGGAGTCGATCTCCACCAGCACCTGGAACGCCAACCCGTACGGCCGGACGCTGCACTTCGGCATCCGCGAGCACGCGATGGGCGCGATCCTCAACGGCATCGCGCTGCACGGCGGCACCCGCCCCTACGGCGGCACCTTCCTGGTGTTCAGCGACTACATGCGCCCGGCCGTCCGGCTGGCCGCGCTGATGAAGACCCCGGTCATCTTCGTGTGGACGCACGACTCGATCGGCCTGGGCGAGGACGGCCCGACGCACCAGCCGATCGAGCACGTCGCCTCGCTGCGCGCGATCCCCGGCTTCTCGCTGGTCCGCCCGGCCGACGCCAACGAGACCGCGGCCTCGTGGAAGGCCATCCTGGAAGACCCGAGCGGCCCCGCCGGCCTGGCGCTGACCCGCCAGGGCGTGCCGACGCTGGAGGGCGTGGACGCCGACGGCGTCGCCAAGGGCGGCTACGTGCTGGCCGAGGCCGGCAACGGCAAGCCCGAGCTCGTGCTGATCGGCACCGGTTCCGAGGTCCAGCTGGCCGTCGAGGCCAGGAAGATCCTGGAGGCCGACGGCGTTGCCACCCGCGTGGTGTCGATGCCTTGCGTCGAATGGTTCGACGCGCAGGACGAGGCCTACCGCGAGTCGGTGCTGCCGAGCGCGGTCAAGGCCCGCGTCTCGGTGGAGGCCGGCATCGCCATGCCGTGGTACCGGTTCGTCAAGGACGCCGGTGAGTCGGTGTCCATCGAGCACTTCGGCGCCTCGGCCGACTACAAGACCCTTTACAACGAGTTCGGCATCACCGCCGAGGCGGTCACCGAGGCCGCTCGACGCACTCTGAGCACCGTCCGGTCGAGCTGA
- the rpe gene encoding ribulose-phosphate 3-epimerase, with translation MVDEPSSVLHGGSRRSAPSWSLREPALVASVLGADYARLGEEVASLTDAGVDRIQWDVMDWRFVPNMTFGPDVVGVCRQYSHLPFEAHLMVQDPGPMLARFASAGCETIIVHAETCPHLLRTLSTIRDLGVQAGVAVNPSTPIDFVRHVLDQLDQIVIMTVNPGFGGQRYIAAMEEKVSEVRALVDRSGRPVRVEVDGGISTDTALAAWYAGAEFLVAGSAVLSHPGGKRTAVDELRRALTRPVPAP, from the coding sequence ATGGTTGATGAGCCAAGTAGTGTGTTGCACGGAGGATCACGGCGCTCCGCACCGAGCTGGTCATTGAGAGAGCCAGCGCTGGTGGCCTCTGTCCTCGGCGCCGACTACGCGCGTCTCGGCGAAGAGGTGGCTAGCCTCACCGACGCAGGGGTCGATCGCATCCAGTGGGACGTCATGGACTGGCGCTTCGTCCCAAACATGACGTTTGGCCCGGATGTCGTGGGCGTGTGCCGTCAGTACAGTCATCTGCCATTCGAAGCCCATCTTATGGTGCAGGACCCGGGCCCGATGCTCGCTCGCTTTGCTTCGGCTGGCTGCGAGACCATCATCGTGCACGCCGAGACCTGTCCGCACCTGCTTCGAACACTTTCCACGATCCGTGACCTCGGGGTACAAGCGGGCGTCGCCGTTAATCCGTCCACTCCGATCGATTTCGTTCGCCACGTGCTTGATCAGCTCGACCAGATTGTGATCATGACGGTCAACCCTGGATTTGGCGGACAAAGATATATCGCCGCGATGGAGGAAAAGGTCTCAGAGGTGCGCGCATTGGTGGACCGTTCCGGGAGGCCGGTGCGGGTCGAGGTGGACGGAGGAATCTCGACGGACACCGCACTCGCGGCCTGGTACGCAGGAGCCGAGTTCCTCGTCGCTGGCTCGGCTGTGCTCAGCCACCCAGGTGGGAAGCGAACTGCGGTGGATGAGCTTCGCCGTGCCCTGACACGCCCGGTGCCCGCACCGTGA
- the hxlA gene encoding 3-hexulose-6-phosphate synthase gives MKLQVALDVIKLDAALTLARQVADAVDILELGTPLIKSVGFAGITAIKAAHPDKLVFADLKTADAGELEAGLAFEAGADLVTVMGAADDDTVRGAVAAGRKYGKDVVADMITVVDNRVARIREVSKLGVSFVEIHAGLDEQARPGYTIQALLDDGQEAGVPFSIAGGVNLESIASVKAAGAGVAVAGGAIYNATDPAAAAKALKSRIS, from the coding sequence GTGAAGCTGCAGGTAGCATTGGACGTCATCAAACTTGACGCGGCGCTGACCCTGGCGCGTCAGGTCGCCGATGCCGTGGACATCCTCGAGTTGGGCACGCCGCTGATTAAGTCCGTGGGCTTCGCCGGGATCACGGCGATCAAGGCCGCGCACCCGGACAAGCTGGTATTCGCGGACTTGAAGACCGCCGACGCCGGTGAGCTGGAGGCGGGTCTCGCCTTCGAGGCTGGGGCGGACCTGGTCACGGTGATGGGTGCGGCCGACGATGACACAGTGCGGGGGGCCGTGGCTGCCGGCCGCAAGTACGGCAAGGACGTCGTCGCTGACATGATCACCGTGGTGGACAACCGTGTGGCCCGAATCCGTGAGGTATCGAAGTTGGGCGTGTCGTTCGTCGAGATTCACGCTGGGCTCGACGAGCAGGCCCGACCCGGCTACACGATTCAGGCGCTGCTCGATGACGGCCAGGAGGCCGGGGTCCCCTTCTCGATCGCTGGTGGTGTCAACCTCGAAAGCATCGCCTCGGTGAAGGCCGCCGGAGCGGGGGTAGCGGTGGCCGGGGGGGCGATCTACAACGCCACGGACCCGGCTGCGGCTGCAAAGGCCCTCAAGAGTCGCATCAGCTGA
- a CDS encoding class I fructose-bisphosphate aldolase has product MSTLTEVAHTLVSNRRGILAADESIGTMSSRLESVGVEPTEENRRVYRELIVTTPKLSDSVSGVILADETIRQKLSDGQTFPEALAGIGVLAGIKVDTGAKPLAGAPNEKVTEGLDGLRERVTEYVRLGATFAKWRAVITISNSMPTERAVRSNAHALARYAGLCQEGGLVPIVEPEVLMDGDHSLAQCQQVTRAVLRCVFDELALMQVDLEGMILKPNMVVAGKDSSEQPGVEEVAQVTVETLRETVPPSVPGIAFLSGGQSPEVATSHLGAMQNLDPLPWELTYSFGRALVGPALETWRGNPDKWEAAQRALSERAVANAAARVESKG; this is encoded by the coding sequence ATGTCAACCTTGACTGAAGTCGCCCACACACTGGTCTCTAACAGGCGCGGGATTCTCGCTGCCGATGAGAGCATCGGAACGATGTCGTCCCGGCTGGAAAGCGTCGGAGTGGAGCCAACGGAGGAGAATCGGCGCGTTTATCGTGAACTGATCGTCACCACGCCTAAGCTGTCCGATTCGGTCAGCGGAGTTATCCTCGCCGACGAAACTATTCGCCAGAAACTGTCCGATGGGCAAACTTTTCCCGAGGCTCTCGCGGGTATCGGGGTTCTCGCCGGTATCAAGGTCGATACCGGAGCCAAGCCGCTTGCGGGAGCCCCGAACGAAAAGGTCACAGAAGGCCTCGACGGGTTGCGCGAACGCGTGACGGAGTACGTGCGCCTCGGTGCGACCTTCGCCAAGTGGCGCGCGGTAATCACTATCAGTAACAGTATGCCTACAGAACGTGCGGTGCGCTCGAACGCGCACGCGCTGGCACGGTACGCCGGTCTCTGCCAGGAAGGGGGACTGGTGCCCATCGTGGAACCCGAGGTGCTGATGGACGGCGACCACTCGCTGGCGCAATGTCAGCAGGTGACGAGGGCCGTGCTGCGGTGTGTGTTCGACGAACTTGCTCTGATGCAGGTGGACCTCGAGGGCATGATCCTAAAACCCAACATGGTGGTGGCTGGGAAGGACAGCTCAGAGCAGCCCGGGGTAGAAGAGGTTGCCCAGGTCACGGTGGAGACCCTGCGTGAAACGGTGCCGCCATCTGTGCCTGGTATCGCATTCCTTTCTGGTGGGCAAAGCCCGGAAGTGGCGACGAGCCATCTCGGAGCCATGCAGAACCTCGATCCCCTTCCCTGGGAGCTGACCTACTCGTTCGGACGGGCACTGGTCGGGCCGGCTCTGGAGACGTGGCGGGGCAACCCCGACAAGTGGGAAGCCGCCCAGAGGGCGCTCTCCGAGCGAGCTGTCGCGAACGCCGCAGCACGCGTTGAGAGCAAAGGTTGA
- a CDS encoding response regulator has protein sequence MMASFPNPQRLVLVDDHEMVLQGLDAMLGHFPDEVLIVGQVTTAAAALTMIAEQRPDVVLCDVRIGKESGLDLCQQITTQYPDTKVVLLTVYDDEHYLYQALRGGASGYILKRTDGQELVGHLRRVREGETVVDPALAGRVALSAARLSAGEFWSGVHLGLTQRESEVLELLVSGHSNKAVASKLVVSEDTVKTHIRGLYRKLGVSDRSGAIAVALREGLFH, from the coding sequence ATGATGGCGTCGTTTCCGAACCCCCAGCGCCTCGTGCTTGTCGATGACCACGAGATGGTGTTGCAAGGGCTCGATGCGATGCTCGGTCACTTCCCCGACGAGGTCCTGATCGTTGGACAGGTGACGACCGCAGCGGCGGCGCTCACAATGATTGCGGAGCAGCGTCCCGATGTCGTGCTGTGCGATGTGCGCATCGGGAAGGAGAGCGGCCTGGACCTGTGCCAGCAGATCACCACGCAGTATCCGGACACGAAGGTCGTCCTGCTGACCGTGTACGACGACGAGCACTACCTCTACCAGGCCCTGCGGGGCGGTGCGTCCGGCTACATCCTCAAACGCACCGACGGGCAGGAGTTGGTCGGCCATCTGCGTCGGGTCCGCGAGGGTGAGACCGTCGTCGATCCAGCGCTGGCCGGTCGGGTGGCGCTCTCGGCCGCGCGCCTCAGCGCCGGGGAGTTCTGGTCCGGTGTGCACCTCGGCCTGACCCAGCGTGAGTCGGAGGTGCTGGAGCTGCTCGTCTCGGGCCACTCGAACAAAGCGGTCGCGAGCAAGCTCGTGGTCAGCGAGGACACGGTGAAGACCCACATCCGCGGGCTCTACCGCAAGTTAGGGGTCTCTGACCGGAGTGGTGCCATCGCCGTGGCGTTGCGGGAGGGGCTCTTCCATTGA
- a CDS encoding GAF domain-containing sensor histidine kinase has translation MSSAAGSIPNAADLARLFEADGALLYAVEGQDLSIVDIWPEHASAGSLKLQVGFGVTGLVARTGKPVLLEADSPRNALHRQLLRLERKQTVARMCLPLRGLDEDGVVGVLAVHRNPQRPFGPDDLEAAGPYATVLGLRLHAQQLWRALNRHRTERDRLIKQAILAQEAERRRIAFDLHDGVTTALASMSFHLSAADLTVSELAAHDASDVSTRAQELQRAWAELVIARELADVAYNQTRAAIAGLHSLVLDDLGLVAAIESLVRMASRDDGPSIELVVDPAAATDDIPDHAAAALYRITQEALANAVKHAEADRIVLSLRRVGDSIVLGCADDGKGFDQAERRTARALDANGAQHFGLSSIAERCAIIEASLRVESVLGRGTTMLVELPL, from the coding sequence TTGAGCTCTGCTGCCGGTTCGATTCCTAACGCGGCGGACCTCGCCCGACTGTTCGAGGCCGACGGTGCACTGCTCTACGCCGTCGAAGGCCAGGACCTCAGCATCGTCGACATCTGGCCCGAGCACGCTTCCGCGGGCTCCCTGAAGCTGCAGGTTGGCTTCGGGGTCACCGGGTTGGTCGCGCGCACCGGTAAACCGGTCCTGCTCGAGGCCGACTCGCCGCGCAATGCGCTGCACCGTCAGCTGCTGCGTCTCGAGCGGAAGCAGACCGTGGCCCGGATGTGCCTCCCGTTGCGGGGACTCGACGAGGACGGTGTGGTGGGTGTTCTCGCTGTCCATCGGAATCCGCAGCGGCCGTTCGGTCCGGACGATCTGGAGGCTGCGGGGCCGTACGCGACCGTGCTGGGGCTGCGGCTGCACGCGCAGCAGCTGTGGCGGGCTCTCAACCGGCACCGCACGGAGCGCGACCGACTCATCAAGCAGGCCATCTTGGCGCAGGAGGCGGAGCGGCGCCGCATCGCGTTCGACTTGCACGACGGCGTGACCACGGCGCTCGCGTCCATGTCGTTCCACCTCTCGGCCGCAGACCTGACCGTCTCCGAGCTCGCTGCGCACGACGCCTCGGACGTCTCGACGCGGGCGCAGGAGCTGCAGCGCGCGTGGGCCGAGTTGGTGATCGCTCGTGAGCTGGCCGACGTGGCGTACAACCAGACGAGAGCGGCGATCGCGGGTCTGCATAGCCTGGTGCTCGACGACCTCGGACTGGTCGCGGCGATCGAGTCGCTGGTGCGAATGGCCAGTCGCGACGACGGGCCTTCCATCGAGCTCGTGGTGGACCCCGCCGCCGCGACCGACGACATCCCCGATCATGCGGCCGCTGCGCTGTATCGGATCACCCAAGAGGCCTTGGCCAACGCGGTGAAGCACGCCGAGGCCGACCGCATCGTGCTGTCCTTGCGTCGGGTGGGCGACTCGATCGTGCTCGGGTGCGCCGACGATGGGAAGGGCTTCGATCAAGCGGAACGCCGTACGGCGCGCGCGCTGGACGCCAACGGGGCGCAGCACTTCGGCCTCAGCTCCATCGCCGAGCGCTGCGCCATCATCGAGGCATCGCTGCGGGTTGAATCCGTCCTGGGGCGCGGCACCACCATGCTGGTCGAGCTTCCGCTGTAG
- a CDS encoding ATP-dependent 6-phosphofructokinase has translation MTLHLEDLCVRRLGECHYDSPFSEMLAAKQTSPHYVAEGDRVLLDDTVSMLAKHNLPPDQLPSFEAAGPRRKIYFDPAHVTAGIVTCGGLCPGLNNVIRGIVQELTVHYNVKRILGFRNGFRGLTAEHCNDTIELTPERVRDINNAGGTILGSSRGGQDADEMVDSLVLRGVNVLFVIGGDGSMRAATRLSAAIRARGLDIAVIGVPKTIDNDLPFTDQSFGFQSAFAQATEFISSVSTEAAASPDGIGIVKLMGRHSGFIACYASLALNTADMVLIPEVPFVLEGTDGLLARVEQHVRSKGFVVIVVAEGAGQDLLAERGLLQDATDASGNVKLGDIGALLRESITAHLTDVGLTPTVRYIDPSYAIRSVTANAYDSVYCLRLAHAAVHAAMAGRTETAVVRWRRRFVHVPMPLIISYRNQVDPDGDLWMSVLEATGHLLPTRTHETHRWLNQEPSRGGHQGACRSATKANC, from the coding sequence GTGACATTGCACCTGGAGGACCTCTGCGTTCGCCGCCTCGGTGAGTGCCACTATGACTCACCGTTCTCCGAGATGCTCGCCGCTAAGCAGACTTCCCCACATTACGTTGCGGAGGGCGACCGTGTCCTGCTCGACGACACTGTCTCCATGCTCGCCAAGCACAACCTCCCCCCCGACCAGCTTCCAAGCTTCGAGGCCGCCGGGCCCCGCCGGAAAATCTACTTCGACCCCGCCCACGTCACCGCCGGTATCGTCACCTGCGGGGGGCTATGCCCTGGTCTCAACAACGTCATCCGCGGTATAGTCCAGGAACTCACCGTGCATTACAACGTCAAGCGAATCTTGGGCTTCCGCAACGGGTTCCGAGGATTGACTGCCGAACACTGCAATGACACCATCGAGCTGACGCCGGAACGCGTCCGCGATATCAATAACGCTGGCGGCACCATCCTGGGTAGTTCACGTGGCGGCCAGGATGCCGACGAAATGGTCGACAGCCTCGTCCTGCGAGGCGTCAACGTCCTGTTCGTCATCGGTGGCGACGGGAGTATGCGAGCCGCGACGCGCCTTTCCGCGGCGATCAGGGCACGCGGTCTTGACATCGCTGTCATCGGGGTACCCAAGACGATCGACAACGACCTGCCGTTCACCGATCAGTCCTTCGGGTTCCAAAGCGCGTTCGCGCAGGCTACCGAATTCATATCCTCGGTCTCCACCGAAGCCGCAGCTAGTCCAGATGGCATCGGGATTGTGAAGCTGATGGGCCGGCACTCCGGGTTCATCGCTTGCTACGCCTCCCTGGCCCTCAACACAGCAGATATGGTCCTGATTCCGGAAGTCCCGTTCGTCCTCGAGGGAACAGATGGCCTGCTGGCCCGCGTCGAGCAGCACGTGCGCTCCAAGGGCTTCGTGGTGATCGTCGTCGCCGAGGGGGCAGGCCAGGACCTCCTCGCAGAGCGTGGCCTCCTTCAGGACGCCACCGACGCCTCGGGCAACGTCAAGCTCGGTGACATCGGGGCATTGCTCAGGGAGAGCATCACCGCCCACCTGACCGATGTCGGCCTCACCCCCACCGTGCGCTACATCGACCCGAGTTACGCCATCCGTAGCGTCACCGCCAATGCTTACGACAGCGTCTACTGTCTACGCCTAGCCCATGCCGCGGTGCACGCAGCCATGGCTGGGCGTACTGAAACAGCCGTCGTACGCTGGCGACGGCGTTTCGTACACGTGCCTATGCCATTGATCATCAGCTATCGCAACCAGGTCGACCCCGACGGTGACCTGTGGATGTCCGTGCTCGAAGCCACCGGCCACCTCCTTCCGACTCGGACACACGAGACGCATAGGTGGCTCAACCAGGAGCCGAGCCGCGGCGGTCACCAAGGCGCGTGTCGATCGGCGACCAAGGCGAACTGCTGA
- the glpX gene encoding class II fructose-bisphosphatase, which translates to MQRQNEVAPRTRTDIHTLEAVALAATHSAAVACHAWVGRHDKDAADAAATEAMRQVLADAPGRGTVVIGEGEKDDAPMLYNGETVGNGLGPDFDIAVDPLEGTKFCAKNLPGSLATIAFAESGSLWSPGPGFYMDKIVVPPQAKDVVDLTDSPERTLDNVAKALDKQVSELRVVIMDKPRHQELIARVLRAGAAVQTPAEGDVGGSLEVLLPTGAADLLLGIGGTPEGVMTAAAVRALGGGMLGRLAPQRDAEADAIRAAGMDLDRIYSCDELVSGDAFFVATGISGGSLLSRPRESEGTVLAESLLISSGQVRYISHTTFGSLPRMVGVPG; encoded by the coding sequence ATGCAGCGTCAAAATGAGGTCGCACCTCGAACTCGCACCGATATCCACACGTTGGAGGCGGTAGCTCTGGCCGCCACCCACAGTGCGGCGGTGGCCTGCCACGCTTGGGTTGGGCGGCACGACAAGGACGCTGCCGACGCTGCGGCGACCGAGGCCATGCGTCAGGTATTGGCTGACGCCCCCGGCCGGGGGACAGTCGTCATTGGGGAAGGCGAAAAAGATGACGCCCCAATGTTGTACAACGGCGAAACCGTAGGCAATGGCCTCGGCCCGGATTTCGATATCGCCGTCGATCCTCTCGAGGGCACCAAGTTTTGTGCGAAGAATCTCCCCGGTTCATTGGCTACCATCGCCTTCGCAGAGTCAGGGAGTCTGTGGTCACCCGGCCCCGGGTTCTACATGGACAAGATAGTGGTGCCCCCCCAAGCGAAGGACGTTGTCGATCTTACCGACTCCCCCGAGCGCACCCTGGACAACGTCGCCAAGGCTCTCGACAAGCAGGTCAGCGAGCTCCGCGTTGTCATTATGGATAAGCCGCGGCATCAGGAACTGATCGCGCGGGTGCTGCGGGCGGGCGCCGCCGTGCAGACACCGGCAGAAGGCGACGTCGGGGGAAGCCTTGAGGTTCTCCTGCCAACTGGTGCCGCCGACCTGCTTCTCGGAATCGGCGGCACGCCTGAGGGAGTGATGACCGCCGCAGCGGTCCGTGCCCTGGGTGGCGGCATGCTGGGCCGCCTTGCTCCCCAACGTGATGCGGAAGCAGATGCCATTCGTGCCGCAGGCATGGACCTTGACCGCATCTACAGCTGCGACGAACTCGTAAGCGGCGATGCTTTCTTCGTTGCTACTGGCATCAGTGGGGGATCACTGCTAAGCCGGCCCCGGGAATCTGAGGGCACGGTACTCGCAGAATCGCTCCTGATCTCCAGCGGACAGGTGCGCTACATTTCTCATACTACCTTTGGCTCCCTTCCCCGGATGGTCGGTGTTCCCGGCTGA
- the hxlB gene encoding 6-phospho-3-hexuloisomerase, with the protein MATSGEQSRLLDTATSTSGTCSCYLNSASFNVGLNQQISHAERKKSGDEPGVPQQAPNGHHDCLGNHRVKGPFLVGPYSVIVRQTNEYVPPDQWSVYKLTEETDTFNRSLSEKLNPPHFNYAMKVVIGEVEQVREGVHPAAWARAGALLLRAPAVFTVGTGRSGLALQMAAMRFMHLGLSAHVVGETTAPAIGPGDVLVAASGSGSTSRVVRAAEVARDQGANVLAITTAADSLLAKTATEVLVIPAADKQDFEGTASEQYAGSLFEQSVLVLTDALFYTMWKSSGSQARELWRLHANLE; encoded by the coding sequence GTGGCGACATCCGGAGAGCAGTCCAGGCTGCTCGATACAGCGACATCGACTTCCGGGACGTGTTCCTGCTACCTGAACAGCGCCTCGTTCAACGTCGGCCTCAACCAACAGATCTCGCATGCCGAGCGCAAGAAGAGCGGTGACGAGCCCGGAGTTCCTCAGCAGGCTCCAAACGGCCACCACGATTGCCTTGGCAATCATCGAGTGAAAGGGCCCTTCCTTGTTGGTCCCTACTCGGTAATCGTGCGCCAAACTAACGAATATGTCCCACCCGATCAGTGGAGCGTGTACAAATTGACAGAAGAGACGGACACTTTTAATCGGAGTCTTAGCGAGAAGCTAAATCCTCCTCATTTTAACTACGCAATGAAGGTCGTCATCGGAGAGGTGGAGCAGGTACGCGAGGGTGTCCATCCGGCGGCGTGGGCTCGTGCTGGCGCATTGTTGCTCAGGGCACCAGCAGTGTTCACCGTCGGCACCGGGCGGAGCGGGCTCGCCCTGCAGATGGCCGCGATGCGTTTCATGCACCTCGGGCTCTCCGCCCACGTTGTGGGAGAGACGACTGCCCCGGCGATCGGTCCCGGCGATGTCCTAGTAGCGGCATCTGGCTCCGGGTCCACGTCCCGCGTAGTGCGGGCAGCCGAGGTCGCTCGTGATCAAGGCGCGAATGTGTTGGCAATTACCACCGCAGCGGATTCGTTGCTGGCCAAGACAGCAACCGAAGTACTCGTGATCCCAGCTGCGGACAAGCAGGATTTCGAAGGGACAGCATCCGAGCAGTACGCAGGGAGCCTGTTCGAACAGTCCGTCCTGGTCCTCACTGACGCGCTATTCTACACGATGTGGAAGTCCAGCGGGTCTCAGGCCCGCGAGCTGTGGCGCCTCCACGCAAATCTCGAGTAA
- a CDS encoding transposase family protein: MSTVHDHQHHRRNPAPVGRSAPFSSRKSKQNAIKAMMLTGWHGRMLYCGATRPGSCADITQARHSVLVDLLRHGPRTAILADAGY, translated from the coding sequence ATGTCGACTGTCCACGATCACCAGCACCATCGGCGAAATCCGGCCCCTGTTGGCCGATCGGCACCGTTCTCCTCCAGGAAGAGCAAGCAGAACGCCATCAAGGCCATGATGCTCACCGGTTGGCATGGCCGAATGCTGTATTGCGGAGCCACACGGCCGGGCAGCTGTGCGGACATCACCCAGGCTCGGCACTCTGTATTGGTCGATCTTCTTCGTCACGGCCCCAGAACAGCGATCCTGGCTGATGCCGGATACTAG